The genome window CAAAACACCTTATATTGAATCAGGTCTTATTGGCAAGAAAGATCAATTATTTAAAAAGGAGGGGGAGGTTGTTAAAAATGATCATGGTGAACATTTTTTTGATAATAGACGAAAATCTAGATCATTTGATAACAACATGAAAAAGTCTAAGAGATATAATGATAGTGCAAGGATATCTAAGGGATCTAGAGGATCACGTGCGGGTTATTAGTGGTAAGTTTTCTGGGCATATTTTGTCAAAACCTCTTAGTCGATCTATTCGCCCAACAAGTGATCGTACGCGTGAAAGCCTTTTTAATATTCTTACTAGTCGGGAAGAAAACTTTTGGAAAGATAAGCGTGTTCTTGATCTTTTTGCTGGCACTGGTGCTTTAGGAATTGAGGCACTTTCGCGTGGAGCAAAGGCTGCTGTTTTTGTTGAAAATTCAATTGAGGGAGGCAGCCTAATTCAAAAGAATATTGAAGCTTTAGGATTGCAAGGTGTTGGACGGATTTTACGCCGTGATGCGACCAAACTGGGAAATATTGGAACAATACTTGCATTTGATATTATTTTTGCAGATCCTCCTTATGGCTATTCTTTAGGTGAAAAGGCTTTTATTCAAGCTTTAAAAGGAGGGTGGGCAAAAACTGAAGCATTTTTTATTCTTGAAGAAGCAAAAGAAGCGATTATTAATTTGCCTGATCCATTTTATTTAGATGATGAGCGTTTTTATAGTGATACAGCAATACGGATCTATAAACTTCAACAGTAATTTACACTTTAGAAAGGTTTTGTTTTCTATAAATTGAAACAAGATTATTCTAATAATTTTAGCATACTTCCTTACTTATGAAGAAATTATTTCGTTATTGCAGGATTTTTTCCGATTTAGTTAAAGAGTTTGAAGGAAAAAAATCACTATTTTTGCAATTGAGCAAAAGAATTTTATTTCAAAGTTTTATTTTAGCTAATGGATAAAAGTAGGCGTGATTGAAGGATATGAAATTCAAGTTATCATGCAGATCATCTGATATTATTTAAGCATAGAGAAAGTAAAAATTGTATATTTTTATTGTCGTTTCTAAGAGACTTCTATAAATGTGAGAGATATAACCATTGGAGACAGTGTTTTTTTTTGTACTTAATGGAGAATTAAAGAATGATATAGGAGAGATAGAGTGAAAATTGGTTTGGCATTTGGTGGTGGAGGGGCTCGTGGTTTAGGCCATCTCCCAATTATTGGGGCTCTTAAGGATTTGGGTTTGAAACCAAATGCTGTTGCAGGATCTTCTATCGGTTCTATAGTGGGTGCTGGTGTAGCTTCTCGAATGACAGAGACTGATTGGAAAGAGTATTGTTTGTCAACTTTTTCTAACTCAAGTGATATTTTGAAGCGTTTATGGTCTTTAATGCCGACGTCATGGAAAGAGTTTTGGGAGTCCAGTTTGAATCTTTTTCAATTTAATTTGGAGTTAATTTTAGAGAATTTTTTACCATTGAATTTTCCACGAGATTTTTGTGCGTTAGAAATTCCTTTTTGTGCTGTAGCTTCAAATTTAAAAACAGCAGAGATGGTTGTTATCCAAGAGGGGGATTTACGTTCTGCTTTAGCAGCTTCTTCTGCTATTCCTGGTTTATTTAAGCCTGTTTTGCGTAATCATGATTTTTTGATTGATGGAGCGGTTTGTAATCCAGTACTTTTTGATTGTTTTACTGAACCAGTTGATCTTTCAATTGGTATTGATGTTACGGGACTTCCGATTATTGAATATAAAATGGACGTTTTTCGGTTTCTGAAAGCTTTATTGCTGCAGGTATTGTAGGACAACAAGCACTTGTGAGAGCGCGTCTGCAGTGTGCAACGTTAGATCTTTTATTATGTCCTCCTGTTGATGGAATCAAAATTTTAAATTTTTTTGAAGTCAAAGAAATTTTACAACGTATAGAGCCTTTTCGTGAAAAAGCTAAGAGGCAAATTTCTGAATTAGTTGAAAGAAAAATAGTGCATTAATGGCACATAACTTTTAACTATGAATAGACAAGAATTATATTTTTCATTTAAAATTTCTTATCAAGATAAATTAATTACTATTTAAGGGATATCTATAAAATGAACAAAAAACAGCTTGATAAAGCTAGTTCGTTGGTTGAAGCAGCAAAACGTTCTGGAGCAGATGCTGCTGATGCTGTTGTTATCCACTCAAATTCTGTTTGTGTAGCAGTTCGTCTTGGCAAAGTAGAATCAACGGAAGCTTTAGAAAGTGATGATTTTACATTAAGGGTTTTTGTTGGCAAAAAGGTGGCAAGTGTTTCTGCTAATTTTGTTGTTGACCCGCGAGAATTAGCAGAGCGTGCTATTGCAATGGCTAAGGTTTCACCTGATAATTTATTTGAAGGTTTGGCAGATAAAGAGTGTTTAGTTACTCATCCTAAGGATCTTGATCTTTTTGATAATTTTACTCCAAAAAGTCATTTTTTAACAGAAGATGCTTTGCAGATAGAAGCAGCAGCTCTTGATGTAAAGGGCGTGAGTAATTCTGGTGGTGCGGCAACAGCTTATGGAAAAAGTGGGTTTATTCTTGTCAATAGTGATGGTTTTTATGGATCTTATCATTCCAGCTATTTTTCGCGTTCTTGCAGCGCACTCGCTGGTGAGGGGACAGAAATGGAACGAGATTATGATTATACAACGGCTTTACATTTCTCTGATTTAGAACCAGCGGATACGATAGGTAGAAATGCCGGATTAGGTGCAGTTCGACGTTTGGGAGCAGTTCGCCCAGAAACTGGGGTTGTGAGTGTTGTTTTTGATCCGCGTGTAGCTCGTGGAATCGCTAGTCATATTGCATCTATGGTTAATGGAGCGTCGATTGCTCGCAAAACAAGTCTTTTGCAAAATTTAAAGGGGGAAAGGGTTATGAAGTCTGATATTAATGTGATGGATCAACCCTTAAGATTACGCGGAAATGCTTCTCGTCCTTTTGATGGTGAAGGGGTCGAAGGACATACACTGAATATTATTGAAAATGGTGTTCTAAGAAACTGGCTGCTTTCATCATCTTCAGCTCGTGAATTGGGGCTTAAAACAAATGGTCATGGTGTGCGTTCTGCATCGCTTGTTCAGCCGGCAAGCACTAATTTTTCTATTGAACCAGGTTTGATATCACCTCGTGATATGATAAAAAGTGTGCAAAATGGTTTTTATGTGACAGAACTATTTGGGCATGGTGTTGATTTTATTACGGGAAAATATAGCCGTGGAGCTTCTGGTTTTTGGATTGAAAATGGGGAAATCACTTATCCGGTGAGTGAAGTAACATTAGGTTCTGATTTGCTTCACATGTTAGCGCATTTAACACCTGCAAATGATATTGATCGACGTTATAGTACGTCAGCACCGACATTATTAATTGAAGGAATGATACTTGCAGGAAAATAATGCACATTATTATTCTGATTTAGATCTTTTGCTCGATGTTTGTTGGAAGGCAGGAGATTTATCAATGAAGTATTTTGGATGTGAGCTGGATGTTTGGTTTAAAGATGGCAATTCACCAGTCAGTGAAGCAGATGTTGCAGTAGATGTCTTTTTAAAAGAAAAACTTCTTGGTGCGCGTCCAAATTATGGCTGGATTTCAGAAGAAACAGAAGATAATAGAGGGCAAGCTACTTATAAACGTTGTTTTGTAGTTGATCCTATTGATGGGACTCGTGGTTTTCTTTCCGGGAGTATTGATTGGTGTATTTCTGTAGCTATTATTGAGAATGGCCGTCCTGTTGTAGGTGTTTTACAGTGTCCTGCTAAAGGTGATATATATGCTGCTATGACTGGGGAAGGAGCAACATTGAATGGCGTAAGACTGCCCCTTTTAAGATCTAAAACTAATCAAAAATATAGGGTTTCGATTGATCAATCGATTGCTCAAAGATTACCATATGATTTTTACAATCGAATCAGTTTTTTTCGTTATATTCCTTCTCTTGCTTACCGTGTTGTTCTTGTTGCTCAAGGTAAAATTGATATTGTGTTGGTTCGGCCAAATTGCCATGATTGGGATATTGCCGCTGCTGATCTTGTTTTGCAGGAATGTGGTGGACGTTTTATGTCACTTAAGGCGCCATTTATTTCTTATGGGATTGAATTTTCTCAAGATAGTTTTTTAGTTGCTGGTGAAAATAATTGCTGTCAAAATATGATAAATGTTGTTCGTCAAGCAAAGTTAGTTTAATCGAATAAAAACATATTAAATTTTTAAATGATACGGAGGCAAATATGGCTAAAGTCAACGAAAAGAGGCAATTTTTGCATCTTGTATTTGGTGGAGAATTGAAAAATCTGAGTGATAATCAATTTAAAGATCTCAGTAATTTAGATGTGGTTGGTATTTTTCCGGATTATCAATCAGCCCAAGAAGCATGGCGGACAAAAGCAC of Bartonella sp. JB63 contains these proteins:
- a CDS encoding DUF4170 domain-containing protein — its product is MAKVNEKRQFLHLVFGGELKNLSDNQFKDLSNLDVVGIFPDYQSAQEAWRTKAQSSVDNALQRYYVVPLHQLLDHETNNLS
- a CDS encoding patatin-like phospholipase family protein; translated protein: MKIGLAFGGGGARGLGHLPIIGALKDLGLKPNAVAGSSIGSIVGAGVASRMTETDWKEYCLSTFSNSSDILKRLWSLMPTSWKEFWESSLNLFQFNLELILENFLPLNFPRDFCALEIPFCAVASNLKTAEMVVIQEGDLRSALAASSAIPGLFKPVLRNHDFLIDGAVCNPVLFDCFTEPVDLSIGIDVTGLPIIEYKMDVFRFLKALLLQVL
- the rsmD gene encoding 16S rRNA (guanine(966)-N(2))-methyltransferase RsmD: MRVISGKFSGHILSKPLSRSIRPTSDRTRESLFNILTSREENFWKDKRVLDLFAGTGALGIEALSRGAKAAVFVENSIEGGSLIQKNIEALGLQGVGRILRRDATKLGNIGTILAFDIIFADPPYGYSLGEKAFIQALKGGWAKTEAFFILEEAKEAIINLPDPFYLDDERFYSDTAIRIYKLQQ
- a CDS encoding TldD/PmbA family protein; translated protein: MNKKQLDKASSLVEAAKRSGADAADAVVIHSNSVCVAVRLGKVESTEALESDDFTLRVFVGKKVASVSANFVVDPRELAERAIAMAKVSPDNLFEGLADKECLVTHPKDLDLFDNFTPKSHFLTEDALQIEAAALDVKGVSNSGGAATAYGKSGFILVNSDGFYGSYHSSYFSRSCSALAGEGTEMERDYDYTTALHFSDLEPADTIGRNAGLGAVRRLGAVRPETGVVSVVFDPRVARGIASHIASMVNGASIARKTSLLQNLKGERVMKSDINVMDQPLRLRGNASRPFDGEGVEGHTLNIIENGVLRNWLLSSSSARELGLKTNGHGVRSASLVQPASTNFSIEPGLISPRDMIKSVQNGFYVTELFGHGVDFITGKYSRGASGFWIENGEITYPVSEVTLGSDLLHMLAHLTPANDIDRRYSTSAPTLLIEGMILAGK
- a CDS encoding 3'(2'),5'-bisphosphate nucleotidase CysQ encodes the protein MQENNAHYYSDLDLLLDVCWKAGDLSMKYFGCELDVWFKDGNSPVSEADVAVDVFLKEKLLGARPNYGWISEETEDNRGQATYKRCFVVDPIDGTRGFLSGSIDWCISVAIIENGRPVVGVLQCPAKGDIYAAMTGEGATLNGVRLPLLRSKTNQKYRVSIDQSIAQRLPYDFYNRISFFRYIPSLAYRVVLVAQGKIDIVLVRPNCHDWDIAAADLVLQECGGRFMSLKAPFISYGIEFSQDSFLVAGENNCCQNMINVVRQAKLV